The genomic window TGCCGAGGGATATTTCACCTTTTCGGCCGAGGATATCGACGTTGTCTCGGGGCCCAAGTTCCAGATCGTTTCAGAAGCGGGCGAGGTCGCCTTGGAAGGGAATCTCGCGTATCGCGGCCCCTGCGAGTACAGTGGGGAAGTCTTGCTTGTCGGCGATTTCTCTGCGTTGACAGCGCCGGGCCGATACAAGATTTGCTGCGGAACGGAATCGCATTTTTTTGAAATCTCGGACCGCTGGTTGCTGTCCCAGTTGGACGCGAACATCAAGTCTTTCTATTTCCAGCGCAGCGGCGTGGAACTGAAACCGGATACGGCGGGTAAGTGGGCGCGCCCCTTGGCGCATCTCGATTGCCAGATTGGTTTCCACCCTTCCATGAACCGCGAAGGGACGTGGAATGCGCATGGTGGCTGGTACGATGCCGGCGACTATGGCAAGTATATCGTGAATGGTGGCGTGAGCGTCGCGACGTTGATGCTTGCCTTGGAACTCGGTTCGGCTAAAGTTGCGCCCTCGCTTTCGGCTTTGCGCGACGAAATCCGTTTTGAACTGGAATTCTTTTTGCGCATGCAAGACAACGATGGCGGCGTGTTTTTCAAGGTCTCTCCGGAACACTGGGACACCTTTGTAACGCCTACTGTTTCGGACCACAGCCAAAAGCGCGTTGTGCTGGGCAAGTCTACGACTTCGACGCTTAACTTTGCGGCGGCTTTGGCGCAGGCGCATCGAGTGTTTGCCAAGACCGATCCCGATTTTGCGAAGGTTTGCCTTTCGGCTGCGGTCAAGGCTTATCGTTGGGCCGAGGAAAATTTCGATGTGGGGTTCCCTCCGTACACCGAAGGGAGTGGCCCGTACGGCGATGCACGGTATAGCGACGAGTTTTTCTGGGCCCGTGCGATGCTGTTCCGCGAGATGGGCGACATGCCTCTTGAGGATTGCATCCAGGTCCACGACCAACTTTACCAAGACATGGCCGACATGCCGGCGCGGCCGGATATCAACTGGCACGACACCGAGAACCTGGCCTACATTGCGCTTGCCTTGCAAGACAGCGATTTGGAACTCCGCGATAGAGCTCGCGAGGCTTTGGAGCACGAGGCCGACAAGATTGTTGCCTTGGCTACAGAAGATGCTTATGGCGTTGCATTGCGTTATTTCCCGTGGGGGAGTAACGGCGTGCTCGCTAACTACGCGCTGACATTGCTCGTGGTGAAGTCGTGGAAAGACAAGCCGGAATATCTCAACGCCGCTTTTGCACAAGTCGACTTCATCTATGGCCGCAATCCGGTGAACGTGAGCTTTGTGACCGGTTCGGCCTGGAGTTCGCCGATGTTCCCGCACCACCGTCTTTCGGGTGCGGACGGAATCGTTGACCCGATTCCGGGTCTTGTTGTCGGCGGCATCAACGCCGACCGCCAAGACAAACATCGCGAACCGCATTATCCTAGCGCTTTGCCGGGATTCGGTTATACGGACGAACAAGTTTCGTTTGCGAGTAACGAAGTTGCCATCAACTGGAGCGCCCCGCTTACGACCGTGCTTGCGTTGCTTTGCGTCTAGTACAAAGTTTTGCCGAGCCAAAAATTATATTGGGAGAAAACAAAGGAGCCTATATGTCGTTCATGGATCTTGCCAAAAACCGTTACAGCTGCCGTGCCTTTACCGACAAGGCGGTAGAACCCGAAAAACTCGCCCAGGTGCTCGAAGCGGGCCGACTTTCCCCGACGGCGGTGAATGCGCAGCCCGTGATTGTGAAGGTCATCAAGTCGCCCGAGGCTTTGGAAAAGATTCGCGCCATTACCCGCATGGCTTACAATGCTCCCGTGGTTTTGATGGTCTGCTACGATGAACCCAACTGCTACACCGCCGAAAAGTACGACGACAAGTTCAATAGCGGCGTGATGGATGCAAGCATTGTCACCACGTCGATGATG from uncultured Fibrobacter sp. includes these protein-coding regions:
- a CDS encoding nitroreductase family protein — translated: MSFMDLAKNRYSCRAFTDKAVEPEKLAQVLEAGRLSPTAVNAQPVIVKVIKSPEALEKIRAITRMAYNAPVVLMVCYDEPNCYTAEKYDDKFNSGVMDASIVTTSMMMQATDLGLATLWARGFNAASIESAFEFPDNLKLACLLDVGYADPEKGGPSPRHPVRKSMEEFASEI
- a CDS encoding glycoside hydrolase family 9 protein, producing MDFKGLTAYLRYNHVGYACRAPKHFFVAINEGEPLEIAAGNHALAEGYFTFSAEDIDVVSGPKFQIVSEAGEVALEGNLAYRGPCEYSGEVLLVGDFSALTAPGRYKICCGTESHFFEISDRWLLSQLDANIKSFYFQRSGVELKPDTAGKWARPLAHLDCQIGFHPSMNREGTWNAHGGWYDAGDYGKYIVNGGVSVATLMLALELGSAKVAPSLSALRDEIRFELEFFLRMQDNDGGVFFKVSPEHWDTFVTPTVSDHSQKRVVLGKSTTSTLNFAAALAQAHRVFAKTDPDFAKVCLSAAVKAYRWAEENFDVGFPPYTEGSGPYGDARYSDEFFWARAMLFREMGDMPLEDCIQVHDQLYQDMADMPARPDINWHDTENLAYIALALQDSDLELRDRAREALEHEADKIVALATEDAYGVALRYFPWGSNGVLANYALTLLVVKSWKDKPEYLNAAFAQVDFIYGRNPVNVSFVTGSAWSSPMFPHHRLSGADGIVDPIPGLVVGGINADRQDKHREPHYPSALPGFGYTDEQVSFASNEVAINWSAPLTTVLALLCV